The proteins below are encoded in one region of Cololabis saira isolate AMF1-May2022 chromosome 13, fColSai1.1, whole genome shotgun sequence:
- the LOC133458039 gene encoding large ribosomal subunit protein uL18 yields MRTALFLFPVQPSQTPVLGSGSFLRRRKSCIMGFVKVVKNKSYFKRYQVKFRRRREGKTDFFARKRLVVQDKNKYNTPKYRMIVRFSNRDICCQIAYAKIEGDMIVCAAYSHELPKYGVKNGLTNYAAAYSTGLLLARRLLNKFGLDKVYEGQVEVTGDEFNVESIDGQPGAFSCYLDAGLARTTTGNKVFGALKGAVDGGLSIPHSTKRFPGYDPESKEFNAEVHRKHIMGINVSEYMSYLMEEDEDAYKKQFSRFIKNGVTPDMIEEMYKKAHAAIRENPVHEKKPVKDVKKKRWNRAKLSLAQRKDRVAQKKASYLRAQEQESED; encoded by the exons ATGCGCACGGCGCTCTTCCTTTTTCCAGTGCAGCCGAGTCAGACGCCTGTCCTCGGCTCCGGCTCCTTCCTAAGGAGACGCAAAAGCTGCATAATG GGTTTTGTTAAAGTAGTGAAGAACAAGTCCTACTTCAAGAGATACCAGGTCAAGttcaggaggaggagag AGGGCAAGACCGACTTCTTCGCCCGCAAGCGCCTGGTGGTCCAGGACAAAAACAAGTACAACACCCCCAAGTACCGCATGATCGTCCGTTTCTCCAACAGGGACATCTGCTGTCAG ATCGCCTATGCCAAAATCGAGGGGGACATGATCGTGTGTGCGGCCTACTCCCACGAGCTGCCCAAGTACGGCGTGAAAAATGGCCTGACGAACTACGCTGCGGCCTACTCCACCGGCCTGCTGCTGGCCCGCCGG CTCCTGAACAAATTCGGCCTGGACAAGGTGTACGAGGGCCAGGTGGAGGTGACGGGCGACGAGTTCAACGTGGAGAGCATCGACGGCCAGCCGGGTGCCTTCTCCTGCTACCTTGACGCCGGGCTCGCCAGGACCACGACGGGCAACAAGGTGTTCGGTGCCCTGAAGGGGGCCGTGGACGGAGGCCTGTCCATCCCACACAG CACCAAGCGTTTCCCCGGGTATGACCCCGAGAGCAAGGAGTTCAACGCCGAGGTCCACCGCAAGCACATCATGGGCATCAACGTGTCTGAGTACATGAGCTACCTgatggaggaggacgaggacgcGTACAAGAAGCAGTTCTCCCGCTTCATCAAGAACGGCGTCACCCCAGACATG ATTGAGGAAATGTACAAAAAGGCTCATGCTGCTATTCGTGAAAACCCTGTCCACGAGAAGAAGCCTGTTAAAGACGTCAAGAAGAAGAG GTGGAACCGGGCCAAGCTGTCCCTGGCCCAGAGGAAGGACCGCGTCGCCCAGAAGAAGGCCAGCTACCTCCGGGCTCAGGAGCAGGAGTCTGAAGACTGA
- the LOC133457685 gene encoding divergent protein kinase domain 1A-like → MARGVFPCGLLRKHLSVHQARFSYLHMRYLFFSWLAVFVGSWIVYVKYSSYTELCRGHDCKNSICDKYRRGVVDGSACSSLCEKGTLVLGKCFTATPSSQVYSGTWGDLEGVIKCQMEDGPSDVAGERESRREAAAFNQPTKGTSVEKFREMIVTHLKATVGDQSNLAELATRVLGSADANKDRRISLPEARATWALLQLNEFLLAVVLQDKGHTPRLLGFCGDLYVMEKVPSSPLYGLRLPWLLEALVPAGLRRSMDQWFTPSWPHRAKISIGLLELVEDVFHGSAGSFLMCDVSAASFGHSEQHDFRLTDAQHVVPEAVFRRSIRQRHCNADRDCLYGADCFTSCDLTKHRCTPEVSRPNLAKACRTLQDYILRGAPADVSGELEKQLDACMALTGSAEHMEMEHSLVLNNLKTLLWNKISHNKDS, encoded by the exons ATGGCGAGAGGCGTGTTTCCCTGCGGGCTCCTCAGGAAGCATCTGTCCGTCCACCAG GCCAGATTCTCCTACCTGCACATGAGGTACCTGTTCTTCTCCTGGCTGGCCGTGTTCGTGGGGAGCTGGATCGTGTACGTGAAGTACTCGTCCTACACAGAGCTGTGCCGCGGCCAcgactgcaaaaactccata TGTGACAAATACAGAAGAGGAGTGGTGGACGGGTCTGCGTGCAGCAGCCTTTGTGAGAAAGGCACTCTGGTCCTGGGGAAGTGTTTCACCGCCACGCCCAGCAGCCAG GTTTACTCGGGGACCTGGGGAGACCTGGAGGGAGTCATCAAGTGCCAGATGGAGGACGGTCCCTCCGACGTGgcaggagagagggagagccGGAGGGAGGCTGCTGCCTTCAACCAGCCCACCAAGGGCACGTCCGTGGAGAAGTTCAGAGAGATGATCGTCACCCACCTCAAG GCCACAGTGGGAGATCAGTCCAACCTGGCAGAGCTGGCAACCAGAGTCCTGGGCTCGGCGGACGCCAACAAGGACCGGCGCATCTCGCTGCCAGAGGCCCGGGCCACgtgggcgctgctgcagctcaaCGAGTTCCTGCTGGCCGTGGTGCTGCAGGACAAAGGTCACACGCCCAGGCTGCTGGGCTTCTGCGGAGACCTGTACGTGATGGAGAAGGTGCCGTCCTCCCCCCTGTACGGGCTCCGGCTGCCCTGGCTCCTGGAGGCGCTGGTCCCGGCGGGCCTGCGCCGCAGCATGGACCAGTGGTTCACGCCCTCCTGGCCGCACCGGGCCAAGATCTCCATCGGCCTGCTGGAGCTGGTGGAGGACGTCTTCCACGGGAGCGCGGGCAGCTTCCTCATGTGCGACGTGAGCGCCGCGAGTTTCGGCCACAGCGAGCAGCACGACTTCAGGCTGACGGACGCGCAGCACGTGGTTCCCGAGGCCGTGTTCCGGAGGAGCATCCGGCAGCGCCACTGCAACGCCGACCGGGACTGCCTCTACGGGGCGGACTGCTTCACGTCCTGCGACCTCACCAAGCACCGCTGCACGCCCGAGGTCAGCAGGCCCAACCTGGCCAAGGCCTGCCGGACCCTGCAGGACTACATCCTGAGGGGGGCGCCGGCCGACGTGAGCGGGGAGCTGGAGAAGCAGCTGGACGCCTGCATGGCGCTCACGGGCTCTGCCGAGCACATGGAGATGGAGCACTCGCTGGTGCTGAACAACCTGAAGACGCTGCTCTGGAACAAAATATCGCACAATAAAGACTCTTAA